The Rhopalosiphum maidis isolate BTI-1 chromosome 2, ASM367621v3, whole genome shotgun sequence genome segment ACACAGTAATACTTACTAAATACTATTCTTTAACAAATTTtggatttataaaaagtactagcataatattattaaaataatatcaaaaaagtccttcaatcttaaataatattgtttctggtaaaaaattggataaaaatgtttagctatttataaatattttattagttgtttttatgccgattattttgttttttaaatgcaattaagatttttcattatcttatatgtatacttatattaattatgttttattttttaatagaaatttaaaaatatctaaagttCATATGcacaaatttttttagacgcgtttaaagttaatattttgataaaatttaaaaaataaattattattttgattatttttttttaatgtatgatgcaattttctaaatatttatctatgaaACTatgttatcaaattaaattataccactaatatatttacacagtTTTAAGGTACATCATTATTAACTTGTAagttgataacaataataatttatttataaataatatattcgatgTTTTtggcaaataatataaataggcaatttaattacttatagtaaatagtaataatttaaataaattataaaataccattaGAAACAGAGTCTGAAATGCCAAATACGTAGAACCGTATTTTACATGCTATGAAtaagtgtaaaattattacttttatagttCTATAGTCTTCATTATCTATAccgttttcaattttaatacctatcacATAATAAACGAATGTAAGTTTTATGACACACAagtgaataattaaatctaaagtGAATTAAATAATCCAAATCATAGACGTGTTTAATGTAtatgacaattttatattttattggtttattataaaatagtaataataacaaaattagttGCGTATTCAGTTTGTATTTGTTTGCGCTGAtggtaatacgtatattacatataaagtaGTCCAACgaatgatcataataatacaataaatttaacaacactaattattttttagcgtTTGGAAAAAAACTTGGAAGACAAAGATCACTTTGCAGACAACATGGCTATTTGCAGGTACGtccaacttattttaaatttgtatattatcttataatctCACCATCTACTATTGTGTGGTACCTACATAcctacaatacaattttaaatgtgtggGTTAcgttaaaacgaaaatattatttaacattgtgaatgtatatcttattaaaacaaatgaaatttcttacaaaaaaaaaaacccaccTTATTAGATTCAGCTATTGACGGAAAAACAAATGTTCAATTAATTTCTGTTAATTCAGTGAATTTCGTTTTACTTATAATCAAacgattttatactttaaaagaaATCACTTTACTACTTTTACTTTACTTTTTacggtattaaaaaaactatatatatataaaaacatatttgcaAAGTTCATGATAACATTAAAGTTTCGGCCGATTTTCgtcaatagaaattattttaacacgtGTTCcgaataatttcaataatataaccacATTTTATGACTCAAGCGgaacgttaatattattactttttttttcagatttcaATCGAATCGTTGCCTTATTCTACTAGCACTATCGGTATTGATCGCTATAGTTTCACTTTTGGTCGTAATCTCACAACGTGACGTCGTCAATGAAATCCCCGACCCGGAATTTGAATTGCCCCCGTCGAGTATGCCGATAGGCTTGTACAGCAAAGTCGGAGTAGTGTCAAACGGTGGACCGTGCGCACAGATCggagtgtaatataatatattgaaattaccTAACGTGTTACTTATTAGCACAGTGTTTTCAACCGTATTGGACACGCGAATCATAAACTGTATTAATTGTGCTTTGCATATTTCGGAGAAAAAAAActgatcaataaatattatcttatattatgtaagaaaaGTCAAATAGGTAATCCATTTTGTGCTATTATtgaattactatttaatgaaataaaacatttttacgataatatattatataattattttttgttaataacttaaaGTATACAACGACCAAATTCTAAAGCTCACTTGATTTAATCGTGAGTCGCGACCAATCGGTTGAAAACcaatgtatttcatatttttattgtattcaataatattataaacattaatttaattttttttttttttacaaattaaaacaattttatacccattttacatttaaattatttaacaattactatagttgataaatgttaaaatgcatataatacctaattacatcattgctttattatttttaacacttaaaatttaacagtAAATCGTccccaaaataattttatcaatttcagGTTTAAACTCTtactctaataataatattataaactgtttgaatatttcaactataaactatttttgaataatatgatgatttattattctttaaatttaactgaAACCATTATTTTGCAAAAGGGATGTGATGGCGAAAGGTGGAAATGCCGTTGATGCTGCTATAGCTACGATGATATGCGACGGTGCTCTATGTCCTCAATTTAAGGGTTTGGGTGGAGGATTTTTAATGAGTATATACAACGCCACCACCAAAAAAGTAATGTCAATCAATGCCCGCGAAACAGCACCATCAGCGGCAACTGACTCCATGTTTGTAGAAGAACCTAAACTTGCTGTACACGgtacataaatcataaacacgaaaaaatatttttatacaatatatatattaaaatagatattatcgacaatcaatatgaaaataaatattgcacatattaatttttattcgttatacaatttaagtgaATAgcgtttctaaaataaatggaaaaactatattatattaaatatacttaaatatatttttatttaggtgatcttatgcatttttattttaaaaatatataggtggtTTGGCGGTTGCTATTCCGGGAGAACTTAAAGGCTATTTGACcgttcataatttatacggTGGTAATGTTTCATGGGCATCACTATTTGAACCAACTATAAAGTTATGTGAGGAAGGCATGCTAATCAGCAAACGTCTAgagataagtttaaaaaatgaagaagAATTGATCAAAAATGACCCAATGCTCAGGTACaattaaacccaaaattatttgtatacatatatatatatactttctatgcaactagaaaaaatcaatgaaacaattaatcagaccataaaatatgtatgatctTTTAATCAGTAGTcatagtcataattttataagttgtaaaatatttaaataacattaaattaactttcaccgagcaaataaaattaaagacatGGTAAACAGACATCAGCTATTAGCCAGGGATCTCACTATCATCTTCTTTTTTGCAATTAAAGTCTGAGCTTTCTGAAATTGTATACTCCTCGATGAATTAGACAGATATGgcgatatttattaatgttttattaccgtttgatataattattcagaaaagcaataaatttatttttattttttactattaaacacatatgtaataaaatatattattaaacaattgcgaaaattatttcttagaaAAGCTTTTTTCAATGAAAACACTGGTCATGTAAAGATAGCCGGGGAAATGTACACGTTACCTAAGTTAGCAGAAACTATGAAAGTCATAGCAACAGAAGGTGGTGATGTCTTTTACAATGGTTCGTTagcgaaaaaattaatagaagaCTTAAAAAGGGTAAATGGGATAATCACAGAAGAAGATTTAGCTAACTATAAGTGAGTATATTATGTCTTTATAAGCTTCGCGCCTGATTAATTTCAGTTtgtgctattatttttaaggattaaaaacagttaatatgtaagttaattgtatatatttttaattaaattaattatatgtatttgtagcaaaataaaaatttcaatatcaaaCGAATTGATTccatttattaattgtgtgTAACAATTAACAGACTAAACGaaagtaaacattttcagAGTCGAAATCGAAGAATCTTTTACCGTTAACTTAAAAAGCGGGCATACAATACACGCGGGGCCGCCACCTGGTTCTGGTATGATATTAGCCTACATACTCCGTGTGTTGGACGGTTTGTTACCAGCACCCAACGCAGGCTTGGACGCTCATCGGTTGGTAGAGGCTTTCAAATTTGGTTACGGCGAGAGAACCCATTTAGGAGATCATAAATTTGTAAACGTGTCTCGAGTATGTTTTATCGATCTGATATACGTATTAACCATAAGCGGTAAACGTCTAGTGTTTACGAATgtttaaatctttatatttatcatagatTTACGATAAAGTGAAATCGGATAGTTACATGGATAAAATACGTAGTAAAATATCCGATAATTTCACTTCGTCAGATCCTAAATACTACGGAGCTGATTTTGATATGCCAGAAAATCACGGAACTGCCAATATGGTCGTGATCGATTCAATGGGAAACGCCGTCATAAGTACTAGTACAATAAACACATAGTGAGCATCgtcaatttatgaatatttataattttgccaTAAATGATTATTGTCTTAAcggatcaatttttattttatttaagctttGGTTCCGGTTTTACCTCTCCTAGTACCGGTATTCTTTTGAATAATGAAATGGACGATTTTTCAACTCCGGGAGCCGTTAACTATTACGGTATTCCGTCTTCGCCGGCAAATTACATAGAACCGGGCAAACGACCGATGTCTTCAATGTGTCCAACTATAATCACAGACAAAAATGGCGATTTCGTTCTCGCGGCAGGAGCGGCGGGAGGATCGAAAATTACTCTAGCAACCGCCTACGTAAGATTACTCACctcgaattttaataattatatggttttaaatttcttcAATACCTACTATGAATATCCGTCGCGTCCATCTCAACTTAATCTCCTCAGATTCCTCATattctatgtaaattatttttaatattatgagaaccttaaaacattattaaacagtttttttgtccataaattaaaactacattaattaccactattatctataataaggTAATacctttatagttttattgatattcgattttatttgtgtatagcTGTTATGCTATTTCGCtccaatatacttatatagataaatatattttgtataaaaacttGTAATACAATCACGTGCAGCTAGGATTTAATTTCCTATGTAACATTCATTTGAACGTACTGAATTGTATTAGACTgtagaaaattaattcatgattaaattaaaaatgtccttCTTAACTCGTAACTTAgacataactataaaaatcttaacttaatacttttatagagTGTGCTTTTTATATTACGAACGTCATTAGAATACTAATAGTAACGCTTATTATAGTTCAaagtcttttaaaattaattttttttaatccaaatTGCTTTTTtctataagtttaaatatcaattgtttttagtttttaatattgtttatctcaaaatgtaaatttatttgtttaatataatgatatattgtaaGTAACGCGTTCGTATTGTGACCAAAAGTGTCAGAGTGATTGAACGAATGTGATAGACCAAGTGTATTatgctattaaatattaaaataaatcaattaaataattaccttttctagctattatatacattatgtaaaatattaagttattttaattttaaggtgTCCGCCCTtaaattatggtataataagACACTGAAAGAAGCTATAGACAAACCAAGAATTTTTCACCAACTTGTTCCTATGCAAATTCAGTATGAATACGGAACGACTAgagtaatattagaatatgatAGTCTTAGAAAATCTTATGCtactgatattatttatcttgttTTATCGTTTAGGATGTAATACAAAAACTTAAAGATATTGGCCATCTAGTGACCCGATTACCAAATACTGGATTTTCAGCAGCAACAGCTATCTCCAAATCAATTTTCGGAACGATAGAAGCTATGCCAGATTTTAGACGACCAGGAAATTCATCTGGATATTAAAACCGttttatgtatgatttttttaaaacgtgtgcattattgtataatatttgtagataatatcaacatttaacaatttaaaatagtgtttattaaCCGATTggctaattaaatataatccattaaataatttgaaactttAAAAGTCAGAATACTAGTAGTTAGTATgagcaattaataattataaatttagttttatgcaTAGAGTGATGTAATGTATtaacctataaaaatatgatttttaatataatttctaataatttctaattacaTTTTCCTATTTTGTATCAtcgtaatagttatatttattaacgtaAATAATTCTCTTTTTTCTTAAATGTTgagcattatttaaaaatattatctttaatatctATGAATAATTGTACACCACTATTTGTCCATGTGACTTAATGGCCTTTCACTAGTATACTTGTATGatgttgaattattaatcaaacgctttgaatttatttaattttgaatttaggtACCCTGTGCAGTATTTGTGACAAATTTACGAATTTGTtttacgtttataaaataaagttgtgtagtgtatttttataaatcatattttaatttttaatttttcaaagataataataaaagcacATTTACATGtgacataatattagattaattatatcaaaacttGAGACTTATAACAATGACAAATCTTAtcgataattatttctatgttATCTTTatcgtactataatattttatgtgaccttttatctttttattttcgacCTTTGTGTTAGATAACctatattgtcatatttttaattcattggtgGTAAATTTAATGCCAAGATGGTTGCCCCAAatcaatgattaatttttacaaaatattaaattataacagtgTAGTGCGATAATAGTCGTTTGTCAAACCCATTCAACCTTATTGTTGTCGtacttataacaaaaataaacattttagacGGCGCTTTGTATAGGCAATTTAGGggcgtattatttataatcataatcacataatatattattatatatttatatatattaattattgatcttaaaaatattaagaattataacctttaaaaaaaaaattcttttaaatgttggtgatatcattatattataatcacatttcaataaaaattaaatatttgactttAGTGTATACACATAGGTCGTAGTAatccttttttattataatatgattgtattGAAGGCGATAACGAtgatggtatataataatttgaaaactgataggtttgaattttaatttttcaggtattataacttataagtttaaagcatatctaatgatataatatacaatgaaatattttcccAGTCTCCCTCCCTTAACCCTTAATActgaaattagttttataatattttagttcaaCAAAAaacttatagaaaaatattgatccataaataaatgaacactATAAGTATAGTCGTAGGCTCGTAGCATCTCAAAAAAGTTTAAGACTGTATAGTTATGTATgacattattttagattactatataataaatatgtttataacattAGATGTATagctaacaatattaaatatttttatttaatgatccctaataataattttcatttacttacataattgttttattgttattgctttatttgtataatatattataagttcatATTATTTGCATGTTTGAAAATCAATCTAATGGGCAGTATGTGGTTATTGGTTATCACTTATCAGGTACGTTCGATATTGAGCATTAATTAGCATCACTGtaggtatgttataaatttgctTATAGCACTACCGCATACAACATGGCAGTggatttttatctaataaataaaaaaaaaaatacaatcgaCTTATAACGAAAATGTTACTATTTCTACTGATTCCGTTTACCACTACGACTACTATCGCAATACTTTGTTAAGTGATTCTGAACCACACCGGTCGTCCGGTTTTGGCATTATACATTCCGTTTGATttacatgatattaaaaattataaacattagttTATTTCACACTTTATAAACGTAATTAATTTTCGTTGATCCAAATGAATGATTCCGAAGTAAACATTTCGGCCTTcgatttaaatgacaaaacaCCGATACTAGGATCGCCACTAAACAAAAATGCAaggtaagtttaaataattatcattaaatatatgatcaaataaatgtttgttaatTTTCGATAATTGGTTgacatcattaatttttacaactaaataataatatttttaaaacacgaaGAATTTTCATTCATTTTAAACAACTAGATATATTACTAGGCGTTATCCGAAGATTAATAGAACCGAGATGGCAATCCACGTGTAGTGAATAAGTAACTTTTTTTCATATGTGCAACCaagaattaaacaaatatgtggctatggttttaatattattaataacgagTACAACACCCTAAAAGTACTATTTcaacctattatttattattttctttgaacCGTCAAAATCGATCAAGTATTTTTTGATTCCTTAAGTCTCAACCATATAATTTACCTTTTATATGTAATAGCTGTTATCTTTAGCTTATATTCTAATGCTCTTAAAACCCGTCCGGGAACCCAGATAAAATGTGTGTAAAATTTGGTGCCAATTagttaaaaactgtaaattttcatattatgcgTAATTTAGGTTAACccgactaataatatatataatatatactaccttttaattattataatttatttatctatcgtTTCCGTTTTGCTTCAGTTGGAATattctaaattgtttattgttaagaTTGGTCGAAGATTTATTTCGATATATAAACCTCATCTACATATTTTGCTTCAtacgttatataataactgttacttaaaattgtattcatgtAAAATAgctatatttgcataaattacaaaatataatacaataaaaaaaattatgtacattcgtgataactattttattatctgtaaATGACGGTAatgctgtaaaaataaaaaatgtattcatttttcgtTACCTAAAAGAAAATTCACGTGTGAACTATGAGCCACCTATATGGGTTGAACAATTAAGTTACAAACCTTCCAGAGTTTCAAGGAATCTATTGATATAATCTTTATTGAAAACgatccaatatttttaaatcctataaaagaaatagaaagaaaaaagagaaagaatgaaatattcatttttaatacaccaCTATTCCTTTCCAAAGTGATAGAAGCGAAAGTTCAACAGCCATTCActagtaaatactaaacattctagttttcaattttttctattataacacTTTACCATACATATTTTCCTTTttgatttacatatttaattgacATTAGTATTCTTCATTATCTCTTCGGGCCTTATAACATTTCACAAACACATTTATCTATGTTATATCTTATGTAtttccaattatttatatatttatatatcagcATCGTCGCACTTCTAAACTGTTCAGTACTCACCAACTCACCTACGAATTTATTTCGTACTTCTACtagatttagaaaaattaagcTCATGTCGTATAAACAAAATCATGTATCTTTCTAAAGCAGtccttaaaaacataattagttTACGTCTACCaggtttatagtttaatttattggcTTACAtccaaaattctaaataaaaacaaaaactataagTAACTTGGTAGTCTTGTGAA includes the following:
- the LOC113552110 gene encoding glutathione hydrolase 1 proenzyme-like; this encodes MAICRFQSNRCLILLALSVLIAIVSLLVVISQRDVVNEIPDPEFELPPSSMPIGLYSKVGVVSNGGPCAQIGVDVMAKGGNAVDAAIATMICDGALCPQFKGLGGGFLMSIYNATTKKVMSINARETAPSAATDSMFVEEPKLAVHGGLAVAIPGELKGYLTVHNLYGGNVSWASLFEPTIKLCEEGMLISKRLEISLKNEEELIKNDPMLRKAFFNENTGHVKIAGEMYTLPKLAETMKVIATEGGDVFYNGSLAKKLIEDLKRVNGIITEEDLANYKVEIEESFTVNLKSGHTIHAGPPPGSGMILAYILRVLDGLLPAPNAGLDAHRLVEAFKFGYGERTHLGDHKFVNVSRIYDKVKSDSYMDKIRSKISDNFTSSDPKYYGADFDMPENHGTANMVVIDSMGNAVISTSTINTYFGSGFTSPSTGILLNNEMDDFSTPGAVNYYGIPSSPANYIEPGKRPMSSMCPTIITDKNGDFVLAAGAAGGSKITLATAYVSALKLWYNKTLKEAIDKPRIFHQLVPMQIQYEYGTTRDVIQKLKDIGHLVTRLPNTGFSAATAISKSIFGTIEAMPDFRRPGNSSGY